The genomic stretch aaggatggagaaaatcaatcaaatggaccaacaatcaaggaagactcttcaagctcaccactggagaaggagagatgttcaaagaagagccagaagacgacgaattcgaatcagagtcggagtcggagtcagagtcagagtctagagaagtcattagagagtctactcctgtcgtcatccccactcctttcgtttctcctagcttactttcaagtagtcacagcagttcgggaaatgccccaactatcgtttcctttgccgccaccgaccatggatcgttggcttctttgtttcaactttactcaaatcttaatatgaataaatcgggttacgcttactctttgcgttatcttgagtgcactgtttatgatgataccgaggatgaccaaaacccggacttgaccgaaatacctccctacgtagccaaagaaatactacgggaaagggaagggggaccgatgaattgaggacaccgaacccatcaatgtaggaaccgaactagaactcaaagaacttaggatagggactaccttgagctctaccgaacgggccgacttcatagacctcctaaatgaattcaaagacgttttcgcttggtcctacaaagacatgccagggatcgacagggatattgccgaacatagaattccgattaagccaggtttcaagcctgtaaaacagaagcttcgacggatgagaacagaatgggccctaaagatcaaggaagaagtggataagcaattcaaagccgggttcatcaaagtttccgagtattcgatttgggtggctaacatagtacccgtacccaaaaaggatgggagaatccgagtttgtgttgactttagagatttgaacaaagcaagtccgaaagatgactttcctctacctcacatcgacatattggtggacaacactgcagaccacgcattactatccttcatggatggatatgcgggttataaccaaatcaaaatggccatggaagacatgcacaagaccgcgttcgtcacccaatggggaacctattgctatacagtaatgccgttcggattgatcaacgctggagctacataccaacgcaccgcaactacactcttacacgacatgatgcacaaagaagttgaggtatatgtagatgacatgatcgtcaaatccaaagagagagagggacatattgcgaaccttcgcaagttcttcgcaaggctacgaaagtacaacatgagactcaatcctcataaatgcacatttggggtaacatccggaaaactcctaggatacgtcgttagccaacgaggtatagaaatagatccctcgaaaatcaaagctctgattgaaatgccacaacctcaaacagaaaaaagaagtcagaggattcctgggaaaagttcaatacataagtcgattcatatcgaaacttacgatgatttgcgagcctatcttcaagaaacttaagaagacagaccacaccatgtgggatgatgattgtcaaaaggcgttcgacagaatcaaggagatattggctaaaccaccagtgctcatgccaccacaacaagatcaacctcttggtttgtatctcacgaagaatcgaaagcgccatgggtgctatgctagctcaaaccgtaggaagggaagaaagagctatttactatctaagtaagaagttcttggaatacgagtgcaaatactcacaactcgaaaagacatgcctcgctcttgtgtgggcaacaaagaagctacgccactacatgcttagctactccgtcaaaatattctccaagatggatccagtcaaatatctcttcgagaaacctgtcctcaatggacgcctagcaagatggaccatgatgctctcagaatttgacctcaaatacgtgccactaaaagtaataaagggtcgcgccgtcgccgaattcttcgcagaaaatcccatcaacgacgcacaagccatcgatacttggtcatttcccgacgaggatatacttcaaacagatgtagactcttgggacctatactttgatggagcatcaaacctaagaggatttgggataggagtgttgctcatttctcccgaaggtgagcatacaccgatttcgtcaaactcgacttcgaggtgacaaacaacgccgcagagtatgaggcttgtttaattggactacaagcggcagtaagcttaggcatcaaaaacctccgagtgcatggagattcgtcactaatcatcaaccaagttacaggatcctggaaaatccgaagcgaaagcctagcaccctatcaagctaggattgaccaagtcgctcaattctttgatcacgtaacctacttgcacctacctcgagaggaaaatcaatttgcagacgctcttgcgaaacttgcatctttgataagtataccagattacatgatggaaatgcctttgtgtatcgaacgacggtcagagccggcttatgtccatcaaattaccgatgaagaagaaatcgcacaggaaccctggttccaagcaatcctgaatttcaagctcaatggtacctatcctccagatatggacaagaggggacaacgagctatacgcctattgtcttcgcaatacgtcctcatgcaaggagaattatacaaaagaacacctcttggtgtagtcctgcgttgccttgatcattcacaggcacgaaaggtgatggaagaagtccacgatggagagtgcggtcctcatatgagtggacctatgatggcaaagaaaatcacacgtctagggtactattggaccacaatggaatccgattgcatcaaatatgtgaggcactgccacaattgccaaatcttcgggaatgtacagcatgtccctccttcgttgctctatacgatgacatctccttggccattctccgcgtggggaatcgacataattgggaaaataaccccagcaggaacaggaggtcactgtttcatcctagtagcaattgactacttcaccaaatgggtagaagcggcttcctacaccgctcttacggtcaaaaatgtagccaaattcatacaaaataacatcatctgccgatatggttacccacatgagatcatcagcgataatgggtcccacttccaagccgaaaccgaacaattgctagccaagtacaagatcaagcaccatcactcatcgccctatagaccacagactaacggcgcggtagaagcggctaacaagaatgtcgtcacaatcctcaagaaaatgactgacaattatagagattggccaagcaaaatacccttcgctttgtgggggtatcgaacatccgtcaggacgcccaccggggctactcctttctatttgacttacggcatggaagccgtacaaccagtcgagctagaaataccatccttacgtattctactcgaaagtcaaatccccgaagccgattggaagagagatagatacgaagaactcatcctcttggatgaacgtaggcttcgtgccttacataatgtccaaacatatcaagcacgtatcaaacgagctttcaacaaaagggttaggccaagaaacatcaaagaaggagatttagttctcaaatcggtcagagctcttttacctgtcgacccaaggggaaaattcaaacctaactgggccggaccatatctagtcaaatcaatactcccagggggtgcggttagaatcacagacctagatgggaatgagttttcaaaccccacaaatctcgaccaactgaaacggtactatgcctaggatagaacagaaacgcgcctcgcgtaagcccacgtgtcgctcttgcggcactaaataaacggcccctggcccatctgaatgtcactgtgctcttgcatcttggcaaacttgtcatcctcatatcatcaagcaaactaaattcgcacctcccgagtaagcaaaagctcatgcttattttctatgttcattacgagctcttgcttcgaacaattattcttttacatttactcgaactacgcgcaagggtttgatttcgcttttttaagtgaatacgtaggcaatccttcacgggattcaacccaccattttatttaaaatgtaaatagaaggacatttgcattgcatttgaaattcgacaagaataattaaagaaaataacaacggtttcataaccacttaacctttttatttcattcaatttctaataataataatacggcaaataataaaagtagactaggctaggattctaaaaatccctccttttattacaacaataataaataataatcaaataataaataagacttgggctattcctccatctttcccttgcccttgtcgttcgtGTCATATTAcagtcacgacctcgagccgggcgctcttgcaccacttcggacctaatcaccaacggtctttctcgaggcctgactcttccgttcttgccaaccaccacctGCGCGAcgggagtagtcttcgatttcttgaaggatgaatgacttgaaagccggcttcttcttctccttcggtcagatgcttctctttctctttctctccttcgcgcaccttgtagtcaacgggctcacgcttcctcagtctttcgcgctcttccgaagttgcggccttcctccacctcagataagaatccgacacccacaaggcattggaggagaaactcaggaaccacatgtttctttgggcccacttcatagcccactctcttcggctctcggtagtcaatgCCATGGCGTCTgcggggacggtgtcaagcctaggaatcatctgcttcaacccgacttgcctcatcaacctctcaggaaagatgcataccataaactccaatccagggatgcgcacggacctagtaggatccaaagaagacactccagtgacagacttgagatgccaccacggtacaatccacctaatcaaagggccatcgtcattcttaacttgttcttccaatagtcacggaccgggtgaagtccaccatgtacaacctcgtcctcatcgaaatcatacgggcatgataggaaagtgcatgaaccgggggctcgagcaatcggagccgttccataagccaaacctaccaaaacaggtattagacacaaaaaaaaaaaaaaaaaaaaaaaaaaaaaaaaaaaaaaaaaaaaaaaaaaaaaaaaaaaaaaaaaacgaaaaaaaaaaaaaaagggtgtcttttacctgtaagatgacgggactccccaagaatggaAGATCGCGATCGATTTccgttatccaaacccaagataatctccctaaacacaagcaagtgggctctgcgtgactccatttgctcaacgagACCCAATaggcggggatcacctctcaaatcttcatcaacatgtccctgaaagacgtaAACGTGAAGCAAACAGAAAccgaatgctctcctcctagcaacataagagacagtagggtcggccctgttgatgaatcgatccataaaatccaacatccgcacgcctttcgaagtaacaagacgatctacctcaagcctggtaagtccaagcaaatctctaaacttgctcttatacccttgtgaagtggaggggatggcaggtaaatgttcagggtcccacccgccaatagcgacaatttcctccaggaaaaggacaaatatcacctccgggaacgcgaaaacatgataatttggatcccaataatcaagacaagcatccaagaacggctttactaccttaatgagcttcaaactcaacagagacccaaggttgtaagcacccatgtcatgtttctcaatattcgaaaactcgttagtccattccttcaagcgaatttctagggtattcatgatgataattttctcttgaaaatttacgGGGAGTTTTTATATGTGAAtcaacgaagaagagacggaagaattgtatgatttaaagcttcatcgacgcttctatttatactaattgctgtttccaaaaatctgtcagaaccgacctgcttgggaacaggcgcggcactctttgcgcctcttcaaagggacgcactcttcttgcgcctcttccctagcatcacttcgtgatttcgcgtttggatctttcctaattctataaacgaataatttcctattcctacgggattttattttggtaaatccgcgaaatttaccatgcttcaggtttccttgatccaggaacgcgcatttcgaggcgacgtcaacATTTTCGGCCATTTTTTATATTTAGCtctcattttaattctttttttaattctttcttttttattttcacttttatttaatcatttcacttctattttcttcattttctaacttatatatttctttttttctttttttttgcaggggtaaccctccctatcgtccggtcatttccgacaaaatttttgcatttctgCATTTTCGCGTccttttcgagtctcattttgcactaattaaaggccttatgtgtatataaaaatgtaaatgaatgtgttttttctatgtaaatttcggcagcatgacggtacaaaccgttgtctaccaaacttgtCCAAAAGCTAACTGcggtacaaacaacacaacccaaagaaacaaaaggcactcaggccgtcgtatatacaacaaaaaagcaagtgtacaagcaaactgggggcttcgccccaaacaagtccagatgtgcaactgggggcttcgccccaaacaaatccaagtctaaataaactgggggcttcgccccaaacaaaatccaaaaatgttcaaaatcaagactACAAAAACCACGCAGACTCATCGCCGagcaccctccaactcggcaaccctcgccataagagcagcgatctcggcatcccgaaactcgagctccctcgacaaacgagccgtctcctcccgggactgggctaactctcgctccagctcacgatcggcctgAGAACAGcagcaaattggctcatgtcaatcgattcaaaacaaaataaaaaaaaaatcaatcaaaagagatcaaataaggttcatacctgacgacctcgaccaccgacaagtgcctcgatggcggtagctcgcaaccggttggccaccctccatagtgccacgaaccgagatggcgcaacctgcgttttcaaaagaaattctcagcaaattgaacaagtttAATCCAATGTGTTCTTACGCAAAAGGTGAATAAgccagaggctcaccctccgaatcagatgctgccagtcgtcgaggccagcatccgtcacagccacgtcaaaatcacgcaactcggagatcgtcgtcctcccggtcgcgtcggtgtactcgagagtctcgggatacactgggggctcgatgcccgccgcctcaacctcctgcaaagacaaacgactctcattaatcggtgatctttcatcgaaATTCCCAAAGTCAatcaaagagaaataaaaggatactcaccactactggccagtacgccaacctcccgtaaaggaatgccgagtagtcctcaccaggcagAAGGaggtcgtcaccactggcaccggccaagtccgcctccctctcagcctcggaaggctccctgaacatcgtcctaggaggatcaacgggaaccgtcaacgcgcccgagagcaccgacgagccaaacgccGCCTAAGTACCAcacggacccatcgacgtccacaacaacggccgactcgggctcctaggtcgaaggacctcaaagAACGAAAGGAGGTGCCTcggcatactccgcccaaggtctgggcacccactgcaacAAGATAAAGAcagagatcattcctatgatcagatGAAGGGAAAGAAGTATAAATGCATACAaacgggatactcacgctgctcagctgaagggcgttcacatcccgccggtagacattgtgagaagaacgcttgctcttcgtccggcacatgacccaatccctcaccacgggataggccctctccaacggctccgtcctcttgggcgcgaggcccgggaagtaagagtacacccacgcctgtaaaacggaatagtcaatgacgatctttcgatcttgatgaaagaaaggaatttattttggtccaagggaaggttcatacctccaacaagagcctGTGTCCGACGGCGccggggagaagtccccttctccatcaactccggacgaaccatggccctcatgaagcggatgaggaccgcaaaaccaagcaaatgacccaatcccaacgccctagggagctcgggtcggcaagaaatggaagaagcttcgtcgaatgacctctcacccttgtctccgaggtaaatcgaagacaagaaccaccaaagccacgggcACGAGCCCCTCGCTCACCGGTgcacaaggaggaggagccgtctccctcccatcgatcaccaccgatgccggggtcttccccgcgaagtaatctcgaacataggtactgggtaccaaacccggcaccgcaacagcccTTCGGCGACAGTGTtccggccgatcaacctcctcgcctcggccgaatccgctctcatgccggtctccggccacaccatctcctcgatccccgCACGGActgagaaatcatgccgtaatcctccaaggtgactcccacctcaccaaaagggaggtgaaacgtggaagtcgtatcccaaaatcgatccaagaaagcgcggaccaggctaaggttggcccgcaacttcctcttcacgatgtCCCTCCGACACTGAAccggaggaccgaacgctccacgctcgatcatggccctctcctcctccgatgaccgctcgtagtgctccatcgccgtcgtgtaccccgagaacgaccggatattcccggcctcctattatgattcgaaataaagctatctttaattttgaagtaaatttgaaggaaatttgaaaaaaaaaacagaaagaggataagtaatgagttagggaattcctatttaccaagctcttcaccgtcctataggacaagtgaccctctgcagcccacacaaggtgcctactctcccaggtctcagcccacgtgggagctcctctcagctgacgaccccctcgtccgaggtgggcccgtcgcggaatctcctcctcctcagcagcctcctcctcgggaacctcgtctgcggcagccatcaccgcgtcggtgaaagcctgctccaaagcctcctcaaccgcactggcgtctacctccatgggagtcctccccgaagtagaagcatcatcacctgcaacattaaagcaagtttaggccgcgtcacgtgacggcgagcctttgattaagaagttttcgagcctccggagccctGGAAGCTATCCTTTCTGGCCATCCTGGTGCTGATGGAGAGATGATTGGTCTTATCCAATCTGTTTCTCGCTTGATCTagatgtagacacctcgtttctgcacccctcgcaaaccacccggtgatgattgggccgcatgtttggttcgcggaacgattagtgacagttcgtaagattatcgtcaagtgattgctcaaaaattaatgtcagcctcttagttgtcatctacgtgccgatacggtcgttttggcagtaattagagtacattcggagtccgggtcaaaaaccgtctccattttctgatagctgtaaaatcccgagtcagaatgttctggaatgttccggatatttctattccatatttctcaaattttatcttttggcaaataatatcccgtaatattcaaaagataatcgaattaaatccgtcctaccataactaaaacacggaaatctttcttaaacaggaggaaacctcctgggaatagacgcagcaggtgctgcgcctcttccaagagacgcagtggctgctgcgcctcttcccaggcccttctttgcatgatttacgtatcttttttatatctttccgagattcacttccaaagagtctccgaaaccctattcctccgcgtgattagtataaataggagctttcgttcctcatatttctcacgcgagtgtccgcccttctcttctccctttgcattctagactttgttcttactaattggcgcctacgtgcttgaaccttcgaccacgtaagctcggatccttccgggtaccagcctctccgttgcatgaccgaccaatttgaccactacactcaatcaatctaattaatcaacttgttaaatcgttttcctcttacgagggcactctttccttgcattcgcgtcgagcatcactaatcgattttcttagttcttctcgttccgtcaacatgtaagtctgagggtgtaataattctttttatttattgtattttactttattgtataacaattgtaagatttatgtcgaatacaccattaaaaccgatttctaaaaccgtcttttaaaccttttttacggatttccagtagactgacagtcgagaaaggacgcagcaactgctgcgcctcttcgaaggagcgcggcacctgctgcgcctcttcgtgaggctgccgcagttcctgcttcctttcttcttccttcgtcttctgttattcgtcaattatttttgtttgtttcgtttgtttgttattaACCCATCATATTAgcatataattcatatgtatatcgtatataattcattcacatgtttaattgttccgacttaaatcccaaataatccaatatttgcgggttttcgtcattaatattcaatccgagttttagaagttcaatttcatcatattgagtttctgggatttatcgttgatatatttgcatccatattcatcattaatccgtcatattcatcatgtttagtttagttagttagttttattaattattcattaacatcgacccttcacataattaatccgtttatttccgtctcatccatgctttactgtttttatgactttaatcgcatgtaaataatccattaattaCTTTCACCTGAGTAGATaatttaatcaatccttaaaattaacaattaacattaacggtttgcagttccggcttcacagccagaactcacctttggaacagacgcagcaactgctgcgcctcttccaaaaggcgcagtgtctgctgcgcctgttccagggtgatttctgtccctgaactccttttctgccttgacatagttaattagtctacgtattaatccactaatattcgtattatcaccttctgacttattCGTATTTAGTTCTtttctattcttttatttctttttcttaaatcatccgttttaaaggtattttcgacataaatcgcctaatccgttgtaattaatgtaattttcattattgtaatttatcgatattgtatttcttttattatgctttcgcatgtaaatgagcattaaatcctacatTGACATAATTGTATGCCTAAACTAATTgtctcaccgacttagtctaattctcacatgctaggattaattcaatggatgttgcattgcatgcatatagccgacgatatatcaagtacgaataaactccctaatcattagtagaggccgctatcgaggcgggcgggattaggtgttcgatcaaaagagcttcctaatacgtaccctcaccccttactccagatctccgtgagcacccgtgttcattggcatccacgagagtcattctagacatagaatgctaagggtaacgattgcttagtgttcatgtcactactttgtgtcttgacatgacatgaggtattcgaacggttccaatttcccataaaaattggtggcgactccttacaaaatgcaaacgcttgttgttcccgagctcccctcgtcccaagcgcccccgtgggcggcccgctgtccacactagaGTCTTAGTTTTACGGTCTTATCATATGTATTGTTTTTTATTATGGGTCTAGTTGTCTTCAAATTTGATAGAAGAAAAGCAGTTTtttgttattttaattaatattactaaGTGCTCAACCTTTTGTAATGACTCAGAAGTTGTAACTCTTTATCTCTTTTAATCGGAACTATTGAAGTTCAATTGTTGATTAAACATGTCATCAATTGCTGTATTTATCTTGTATCTTGTCTGGTTTCGAGGCGAATAACATTTGTCATCAGTTCTCCTCCCTCCATTTCTTTTTCCCTAAAATCCAATTTTTCTCTTCAAATATGGATAGATCTGTACTCACTGGTGCTATGCAGGCTGAAGTTAGGAAGAAGCAAGCTGAAGAACGCGTTGCAGCGATGAAGCAGTACGGTGAGCTCGTAAACTTCTACTCGATGCTGAAACATGTCATCTACATAGGTTTGCGAATTCTATGAACTTAATTACTGATGGTGTTAATAGTCTTGCTGAAGAAATTGAAAATGAAGTTGATTCTGATGCTAAAGATGAGCTTTCTTATGAGCTAAAAATTCTTAGATGTCAATTTCTTGCGTTGAAGCCGTTTTCTAACCATTCAATTGACATTTGTGATGATTTGAAGATGAGGTCTGAATTTGTTGGTATTTGTCTGCATTTGCTTGAGGGTAAATTAGTGTCT from Silene latifolia isolate original U9 population chromosome 2, ASM4854445v1, whole genome shotgun sequence encodes the following:
- the LOC141641900 gene encoding uncharacterized protein LOC141641900, which codes for MFREPSEAEREADLAGASGDDLLLPGEDYSAFLYGRLAYWPVVEVEAAGIEPPVYPETLEYTDATGRTTISELRDFDVAVTDAGLDDWQHLIRRVAPSRFVALWRVANRLRATAIEALVGGRGRQADRELERELAQSREETARLSRELEFRDAEIAALMARVAELEGARR